In Deinococcus sp. HSC-46F16, the following are encoded in one genomic region:
- a CDS encoding pyridoxamine 5'-phosphate oxidase family protein gives MSQQSDHPTREETIKAMAAVMKGVKFAMLTVETEDGHLQAHPMTTQQTEFDGDVWFIGGKDTQQVQSMMVRPNVNVSYSDHGGGNYVSISGVAQLVENRAKLEELWSDFYKAYFPGGIDDPSVQLIKIEAQGGEYWGSDGKIKNMLQMARAAVTGKPATDLGTNETVEF, from the coding sequence ATGAGCCAGCAAAGCGACCACCCCACCCGCGAGGAAACCATCAAGGCGATGGCCGCCGTCATGAAGGGCGTCAAGTTCGCCATGCTGACGGTCGAGACCGAAGACGGCCACCTCCAGGCCCACCCCATGACCACCCAGCAGACCGAGTTCGACGGCGACGTGTGGTTCATCGGCGGCAAGGACACCCAGCAGGTGCAGAGCATGATGGTCCGGCCCAACGTGAACGTCAGCTACTCGGACCACGGCGGCGGCAATTACGTCAGCATCAGCGGCGTGGCGCAGCTCGTGGAGAACCGCGCCAAGCTCGAGGAACTGTGGAGCGACTTCTATAAGGCGTACTTTCCCGGCGGCATTGACGACCCCAGCGTGCAGCTCATCAAGATTGAGGCGCAGGGCGGCGAATACTGGGGCAGCGACGGCAAGATCAAGAACATGCTCCAGATGGCCCGCGCCGCCGTGACCGGCAAGCCCGCGACCGACCTGGGCACCAACGAGACCGTCGAATTCTGA